Proteins co-encoded in one Streptomyces showdoensis genomic window:
- a CDS encoding ParA family protein gives MNPTYLPPKYAPHLQIPVFLVMNRAGSVGKTSVANSVFTLAALRGWTGLIIDADLQSDMSFWFGYDGDMVPEDTPTIHDLMLGSATLEAVTVPARTRIAAGQGDDAFQEIPGLDLVRGDIKMKQADGELVSAKDALAVFWLQNVIRKQVPQGKYDFIVIDAPASYGRLSESLLVAATDVITMMKPMRKELRGAAALAKEIVSLNDDYDRHDVRVSPTWYCINDAKVASQGHFFSNIQDEAREIYGDRLLPELKNAVIVAEAYDAQEPLPIWAPKSESMKTIGLIADQLGFPEKRA, from the coding sequence TCCGTCGGCAAGACGAGTGTCGCCAACAGCGTCTTCACGCTCGCTGCCCTCCGAGGCTGGACAGGCCTCATCATCGACGCCGACCTGCAGAGCGACATGTCCTTCTGGTTCGGCTACGACGGCGACATGGTGCCGGAGGACACTCCGACGATCCACGACCTGATGCTCGGCAGCGCCACTCTCGAAGCCGTGACGGTGCCCGCGCGCACTCGGATCGCGGCCGGACAAGGCGACGACGCCTTCCAGGAGATCCCCGGCCTCGACCTCGTCCGCGGCGACATCAAGATGAAGCAGGCAGACGGCGAGCTCGTCAGCGCCAAGGACGCTCTCGCGGTGTTCTGGCTGCAGAACGTCATCCGCAAGCAGGTCCCCCAGGGCAAGTACGACTTCATCGTCATCGACGCGCCGGCGTCCTACGGGCGCCTGTCCGAGTCGCTGCTCGTGGCCGCCACGGACGTCATCACGATGATGAAGCCGATGCGGAAGGAGCTCCGTGGCGCCGCGGCGCTTGCCAAGGAGATCGTCTCGCTCAACGACGACTACGACAGGCACGACGTACGGGTCTCGCCGACCTGGTACTGCATCAACGACGCCAAGGTCGCCAGCCAGGGCCACTTCTTCAGCAACATTCAGGACGAGGCCCGTGAGATCTACGGCGATCGACTCCTTCCCGAGCTGAAGAACGCGGTCATCGTCGCCGAGGCGTACGACGCTCAAGAGCCGCTGCCGATCTGGGCGCCGAAATCCGAGTCGATGAAGACCATCGGCCTCATCGCGGACCAGCTGGGCTTCCCCGAGAAGAGGGCGTAG